The following are encoded together in the Lactuca sativa cultivar Salinas chromosome 1, Lsat_Salinas_v11, whole genome shotgun sequence genome:
- the LOC111906495 gene encoding uncharacterized protein LOC111906495 isoform X4, with product MDFHNMKRMELQALCKEHKIPANSANSVLIDKLSQLLNVKQEKQKPGTRQRACIKSSVEAIDESESAVSRRQAKKVRFSQEVEYERSGKKQKAIEPVVTGIKGRTRSVAKKVDEPAVDDVNNATDDDVQIPVKVTRSRAHILEKVDVVSADGRKQGRRAVKDVQKESEEVKETEGNLGKVTRSKANTVGKGNAQPEKSKPSKKEAKDVEKESEPVKETVVVRARVTRSKAQTVTEDIKEPELSPQFKKKHGRQTEKDEAEVELSKEVKDVPVRATRSRGQTLNTDSVVANPPAEKKRTRRDDSEAANPPVEKKRTRRDDSEAANPPVEKKRTRRDTIVVDLSHNTGNEDKGEKLGRGRSKKISEERIAEVPETQNNADKGTRQSRRNKATVEAPTVVDQDVSKVESINEKKVTRSKAPLAKKSSGSKAEVQQLEEPSEPAGRRNVNRRKSVMQPKVTEVVLPLKEPVNIPKKDTRRKSVVQKAQGKGNKKPPVGKKEIVKETEKRESPIRKTVAKKQSKDASEKGMKAVASGYESKNSRKRSGDPIVEDQIVKPEPASTRKESVAKKEQESVEKTPASKKVAMSEGNRSKKKAKLSEIKQSDSEDHVEKSISMETPILKMANLGLDDKVMETEQTPAIVESGRRFTRGVIRSDRKEPSQSAIIEQNTGVARFSSHNTPGRFTRSGIKVDEKEQPSESAHQSLTFDDALNASPEDAVAEPSPEDSIAVPTEVSNETHAHIVDRTSNLSALESLELPTIDVLSDGSHVFNQNQEVHVSSEIVVEAEVQVAVNSENSVVPEVSEKETELTISESTSEGLENDARVEEPSVSAVKTVEVQESDNISLEESDFNEVEALAEPSMVEGVNQFIADDQACAKKDEDDPDNEEGEKASNQKHEDVENIVDAQEMDLVVEGDVLEPNRDSIQESTLGEDKLQGLGMDENDPKDEKATVPESLTTHSEPEKEFDVVEAEYEPTTATATVTESVIAHNEPAKELESDIVSSAGNDVQGIPILGQSDDEDEGVDNVRKHESNTNDQDGESEQSEQEQLTSHYSFGMEDQGIGKDEPEPALNEKEPILHEVFTSSSDQGPRPSHNEDVPELLEDLTKSPDQKPEPSLSLAVDEITCDTVDASTSKEAPENPTLVDEEKQMDGHKLREDFSAQENPAIEESLPAVYTKEESTIDGLATNQLPGDIGSYKSPITEEESPVDDMVSYPVTSSKEEERNEQEDLGNYSHGTDDFQKPASTNQSDDVAGQSMKDDQVPEFQTSAIDEASTPAIGGATVGFFNWSDSSLKELLKTPVTTQVSHAEECQQSVVRSALPAEDGIEGKATPYPDLSLKSLFTTPATLRENRQQSTVRFDLTEEVDDTENNATNIPCSSLKASLTTPTTTRVNYEKEPEENTVRFAVPIEDDTEHNANQNPDSSLKALFKTPATTKISHVQDVSSLKTLFATPATTRINRVNDPQENSVSVALPDKDDTEHNATQNPDSTLRALFKTPATTQISNVQDYSSLKTLFATPATTGISRVNDPQENSVSLAVADKDENATPNPALSLNAFLKTPATTRVSHVEEHQESLPDEDDTESNATQNSDLSLKAFFATPAITRVSHVEDNQQSVNEYTNTTQGPGSSLKVSMNTPATTQISHGKHLHENTIKFSFPDDLQEKTVEYALPIEDDMEGNAPQNPDLSVKTFATPATTWASHVENYQQSTLKFTLPSEDDTKGNATQSQGSSLKLSSATTQNQDLSLRTLFATQSTTRVSHVKEHEQSTVRFELPIEDDMEHNATENPDSSHKVFPKTPATTQRFTLLDEGNATQNPDLSLRTLFATPSTTQVSYVQHSHQTTITFHEDEKQGTAATQDQGHDEDKKSDMNFQDFAHKYFDDDEVDYYHGEHSSNDQVDEIKQHNLPSEVAGTSHHDASGLKDRSFFTGEGTTQSPSPSENFGGPNFDIARKFFEDKEVDFGSSDNSGDEMKQQDTGRREM from the exons ATGGATTTTCATAATATGAAAAGGATGGAACTTCAAGCGCTATGCAAGGAACACAAAATTCCTGCGAATTCTGCCAACTCCGTGTTGATTGATAAGCTTTCTCAGCTTCTCAAT GTAAAGCAGGAAAAACAGAAACCCGGAACACGACAACGTGCTTGTATAAAGAGTTCAGTTGAAGCCATAGATGAGAGTGAATCTGCAGTGTCAAGAAGGCAAGCAAAGAAAGTTAGGTTTAGTCAAGAAGTTGAGTATGAACGATCTGGCAAAAAACAGAAGGCTATAGAGCCTGTGGTTACTGGGATCAAAGGTAGAACTAGATCTGTGGCGAAGAAGGTCGATGAACCTGCTGTTGATGATGTTAATAATGCCACTGATGATGATGTACAAATTCCTGTTAAGGTTACTAGGTCTAGGGCTCATATATTGGAAAAGGTTGATGTCGTATCAGCTGATGGAAGGAAGCAAGGTAGAAGGGCTGTAAAAGATGTACAAAAGGAAAGTGAGGAAGTTAAAGAAACTGAAGGCAATCTTGGCAAAGTCACCAGATCAAAGGCGAACACAGTGGGAAAAGGCAATGCTCAACCTGAAAAAAGTAAGCCAAGCAAAAAAGAAGCTAAAGATGTTGAAAAGGAAAGTGAACCAGTTAAAGAAACCGTTGTTGTTCGTGCTAGAGTTACACGGTCAAAGGCACAAACTGTGACAGAAGACATTAAGGAACCTGAATTGAGTCCTCAATTTAAGAAAAAACATGGTAGACAAACAGAAAAAGATGAGGCAGAAGTTGAGCTCTCTAAGGAGGTTAAGGATGTTCCAGTTAGAGCTACAAGGTCTAGAGGACAAACTTTAAACACTGATAGTGTGGTTGCTAATCCTCCAGCTGAAAAGAAAAGAACTAGAAGGGATGATAGTGAGGCTGCTAATCCTCCAGTAGAGAAGAAAAGAACTAGAAGGGATGATAGTGAGGCTGCTAATCCTCCAGTAGAGAAGAAAAGAACTAGAAGGGACACCATTGTTGTTGATCTGAGCCATAACACAGGCAATGAAGATAAAGGTGAGAAATTGGGGCGTGGGAGATCAAAGAAAATAAGTGAAGAGAGAATTGCTGAAGTTCCTGAAACTCAAAATAATGCTGATAAGGGCACAAGGCAGTCAAGGCGAAACAAGGCAACAGTTGAAGCGCCCACAGTTGTGGATCAAGATGTAAGCAAAGTGGAATCTATTAATGAAAAGAAAGTTACAAGGTCCAAAGCTCCTCTTGCAAAGAAATCTTCTGGAAGCAAAGCTGAGGTTCAACAGCTTGAGGAACCATCAGAGCCTGCAGGTAGAAGGAATGTAAATCGAAGAAAATCTGTCATGCAGCCTAAAGTAACTGAAGTGGTTCTTCCTCTTAAAGAACCTGTGAACATTCCTAAAAAGGACACCAGGCGAAAATCTGTTGTGCAAAAAGCTCAGGGGAAAGGAAACAAGAAACCTCCTGTTGGAAAGAAAGAAATAGTAAAAGAAACCGAGAAGCGTGAATCTCCTATTCGTAAGACTGTTGCAAAAAAGCAATCAAAAGATGCTTCTGAAAAAGGAATGAAAGCAGTTGCTAGTGGTTATGAGAGTAAAAATTCTAGGAAACGAAGTGGAGACCCTATTGTTGAAGATCAGATTGTTAAGCCTGAGCCTGCGTCTACACGTAAAGAATCTGTTGCAAAAAAAGAGCAAGAGAGTGTTGAAAAGACACCTGCATCTAAAAAAGTTGCAATGAGCGAAGGTAATAGGTCTAAAAAGAAGGCAAAATTGAGTGAAATAAAACAAAGCGATTCAGAGGACCATGTTGAAAAATCCATTTCAATGGAGACACCAATTTTAAAGATGGCGAATCTTGGATTAGATGATAAAGTTATGGAGACGGAGCAAACTCCCGCTATTGTTGAATCTGGTAGGCGGTTTACACGTGGTGTAATAAGAAGTGATAGAAAGGAGCCAAGTCAGTCAGCCATTATAGAGCAAAATACTGGAGTAGCTCGTTTCTCCTCGCATAACACTCCAGGTCGATTTACACGCAGTGGAATCAAGGTTGATGAAAAGGAGCAGCCAAGTGAGTCGGCTCATCAGAGTCTAACTTTTGATGATGCTCTTAATGCCTCACCTGAAGATGCAGTAGCTGAGCCTAGTCCAGAGGATTCTATAGCAGTTCCAACTGAAGTTTCTAACGAAACTCATGCTCATATAGTAGACAGAACAAGCAATTTATCAGCTTTAGAATCTTTGGAGTTGCCAACCATTGATGTACTTTCAGATGgatctcatgtatttaatcagaATCAGGAAGTTCATGTCAGTTCAGAGATAGTTGTGGAAGCTGAAGTTCAGGTAGCAGTAAATTCAGAAAACTCTGTGGTTCCAGAAGTTTCTGAAAAAGAAACGGAATTGACAATATCAGAATCCACATCAGAGGGGCTGGAAAATGATGCGAGGGTTGAAGAACCATCTGTTTCTGCTGTGAAGACTGTTGAAGTACAAGAGAGTGATAATATTTCCCTAGAAGAGTCTGACTTTAATG AGGTTGAAGCTTTGGCAGAGCCATCAATGGTCGAAGGTGTGAATCAGTTTATTGCAGATGATCAAGCTTGTGCTAAAAAAGATGAGGATGACCCTGATAATGAAGAAGGTGAGAAGGCTAGCAATCAGAAACATGAAGATGTTGAAAATATAGTTGATGCCCAGGAGATGGATCTTGTAGTGGAAGGAGATGTTCTTGAACCTAACAGAGATTCTATTCAGGAATCAACATTGGGTGAGGATAAGCTTCAGGGTCTTGGCATGGATGAAAATGATCCTAAAGATGAAAAAGCTACTGTTCCAGAAAGTTTGACCACACACAGTGAGCCTGAAAAGGAGTTTGATGTGGTCGAAGCTGAATACGAGCCTACAACTGCAACTGCAACTGTTACAGAAAGTGTAATTGCACACAATGAGCCTGCAAAGGAGTTGGAATCTGATATAGTGTCATCTGCTGGTAATGATGTTCAAGGGATCCCTATTTTGGGCCaatctgatgatgaagatgaaggtGTTGACAATGTCAGGAAACATGAATCAAACACAAATGACCAGGATGGAGAATCTGAACAATCTGAACAGGAACAACTAACAAGTCATTATAGTTTTGGCATGGAAGACCAGGGAATTGGGAAAGATGAACCAGAGCCTGCTCTGAATGAAAAAGAGCCCATTCTGCATGAAGTTTTTACCAGTTCGTCTGACCAAGGACCAAGGCCATCTCATAATGAAGATGTGCCCGAGTTGCTCGAAGACTTAACCAAGTCTCCTGACCAAAAACCAGAGCCATCCTTGAGTCTTGCTGTTGATGAAATTACATGTGATACTGTTGATGCGTCAACAAGCAAAGAGGCACCAGAAAACCCCACATTAGTTGATGAAGAAAAACAGATGGATGGTCACAAGTTGAGGGAAGATTTTTCAGCTCAAGAGAACCCAGCCATTGAAGAAAGCTTGCCAGCTGTGTATACAAAAGAAGAAT CTACTATTGATGGGTTGGCCACAAATCAACTTCCTGGAGATATTGGATCTTATAAAAGTCCGATTACAGAAGAAGAAT ctCCTGTTGATGATATGGTATCGTATCCAGTAACTTCCTCTAAGGAAGAAGAAAGAAACGAGCAAG AAGATTTGGGGAATTATAGTCATGGAACAGATGACTTTCAGAAACCAGCTTCAACAAACCAAAGTGATGATGTAGCAGGTCAAAGCATGAAAG ATGACCAAGTTCCAGAATTCCAAACTTCTGCCATAGACGAAGCTTCTACTCCTGCAATTGGAGGTGCAACTGTTGGGTTTTTCAACTGGTCCG ATTCGTCCCTAAAAGAGTTATTAAAAACACCAGTCACAACTCAAGTCAGTCATGCAGAAGAGTGTCAGCAAAGTGTGGTCAGATCTGCCCTTCCTGCTGAAG ATGGCATAGAAGGCAAAGCAACACCATATCCAGATCTTTCTCTGAAATCTTTATTTACAACACCAGCCACATTGCGAGAAAACCGTCAGCAGAGTACAGTTAGATTTGACCTCACTGAGGAAG TAGATGACACAGAAAATAATGCAACAAACATTCCATGTTCATCTCTGAAAGCATCGCTTACAACTCCAACCACAACTCGTGTCAATTATGAAAAAGAACCTGAGGAGAATACAGTCAGATTTGCTGTTCCCATTGAAG ATGACACGGAGCATAATGCAAATCAAAATCCTGATTCGTCTCTAAAAGCATTATTTAAAACACCAGCTACAACTAAAATCAGTCATGTACAAG ATGTTTCCTCTTTGAAAACGTTATTTGCAACACCTGCTACCACTCGAATCAATCGTGTGAATGACCCTCAGGAAAATTCTGTCAGTGTTGCCTTGCCTGATAAAG ATGACACAGAGCACAATGCAACACAAAATCCAGATTCGACTCTGAGAGCTTTATTTAAAACACCAGCCACAACTCAAATCAGTAATGTACAAG ATTATTCTTCTCTGAAAACGTTATTTGCAACACCAGCCACTACTGGAATCAGTCGTGTGAATGACCCTCAGGAAAATTCTGTCAGTCTTGCTGTGGCTGATAAAG ATGAGAATGCAACACCAAATCCAGCATTGTCTCTGAATGCGTTTCTTAAAACACCTGCCACAACCCGAGTCAGTCATGTAGAAGAACATCAGGAAAGTCTTCCAGATGAAG ATGACACAGAAAGTAATGCAACACAAAATTCAGACCTGTCTCTGAAAGCCTTTTTTGCAACACCTGCCATAACTCGAGTCAGTCATGTTGAAGACAATCAACAGAGTGTCAATGAATACACCAATACAACACAAGGTCCAGGTTCATCTCTCAAAGTGTCAATGAATACACCTGCTACAACTCAAATCAGTCATGGCAAACATCTTCATGAGAATACAATTAAATTTTCCTTTCCTGATGATCTTCAGGAGAAAACAGTCGAATATGCCCTTCCCATTGAAG ATGACATGGAAGGCAATGCACCACAAAATCCAGATTTGTCTGTGAAAACATTTGCAACACCAGCCACAACTTGGGCCAGTCATGTAGAAAACTATCAGCAGAGTACTTTAAAATTTACCCTTCCTTCTGAAG ATGACACAAAAGGCAATGCAACACAAAGTCAAGGTTCTTCTCTGAAATTGTCATCTGCAACAACACAAAATCAAGATTTGTCTCTGAGAACGTTGTTTGCAACACAATCCACAACCCGAGTCAGCCATGTAAAAGAGCATGAGCAGAGTACAGTCAGATTTGAGCTTCCCATTGAAG ATGACATGGAACACAATGCAACTGAAAATCCAGACTCGTCTCATAAAGTGTTTCCTAAAACACCAGCCACAACTCAAAGATTTACCCTTCTCGATGAAG GGAATGCGACACAAAATCCTGATTTATCTTTGAGAACTTTGTTTGCAACGCCTTCCACAACTCAAGTCAGTTATGTACAACACAGTCACCAGACTACAATTACATTTCATGAAG ATGAAAAGCAAGGCACTGCTGCAACACAGGACCAAGGTCACGATGAGGATAAAAAAAGTGATATGAACTTTCAAGATTTTGCTCATAAGtattttgatgatgatgaagtAGATTATTATCATGGTGAGCATTCGAGTAACGACCAAGTGGATGAAATTAAACAACATAACCTGCCGAGTGAAGTAGCAGGAACAAGTCACCATGATGCTTCTGGCTTAAAAGATAGGTCCTTTTTTACTGgtgaag GTACAACACAATCTCCCAGTCCTAGTGAGAATTTTGGAGGCCCAAATTTTGACATTGCACGTAAGTTTTTTGAAGATAAAGAAGTAGATTTTGGTTCCAGTGATAACTCGGGTGATGAAATGAAGCAACAAGATACAG GGAGAAGAGAAATGTAA